The following proteins are co-located in the Fischerella sp. PCC 9605 genome:
- a CDS encoding Rieske (2Fe-2S) protein has product MAQALEATTNTQHYVRVAQVTDVKAAGCQVIYTEGQAIALFSQGEKIYAIDNRCPHMGFPLHRGTVKDCILTCHWHHARFDLASGGTFDAWADDVRAFPVEIRDGEVWVDLAPHADPQTHQHQRLQDGLEQGISLVIAKSVIALLDAGVEPTDPFRIGLDFGVRYRKAGWGAGLTMHTCMMNLLPYLDPEDRPRALYHGLAAVARDCTGQPPRFEVHPLPTSTPDIDTLKRWFRQFIEVRDAEGAERCLVSAVRGGADQKQIAEMLFTAATDHRYIDVGHAIDFTNKALEALDATGWQNAESVLTSLVAEYASAERMEESNSWRYPVDLVAILDRAFAELPAALESGRNRRGTWSGREKLVLVLLGEDAQAIADSLLEALRSGCSEEELAGVVAYAAALRIARFHTNNDFGDWDTAHHSFTFANAVHQGLRRVACVSLLRGVFDAAMSVYLNRFLNVPPARLPEANQTVDNPETLLDELPELLNRQQQVNEAGALVARYLYSGGNPDRLLAVVGKLLLREDRSFHVIQEIEAAFRQYNLLRNTTAGIQVLIAAVRYLAAHAPTMRSQGQTYQMAERLHRGDRLFEDS; this is encoded by the coding sequence ATGGCTCAAGCTTTGGAAGCAACCACTAATACTCAACATTATGTGCGCGTTGCTCAAGTTACCGACGTAAAAGCTGCTGGTTGTCAAGTTATTTACACTGAAGGACAGGCGATCGCTCTTTTCAGCCAGGGTGAAAAAATTTATGCGATTGATAACCGTTGCCCCCATATGGGCTTTCCTTTACACCGAGGCACGGTTAAAGACTGTATTTTGACTTGTCACTGGCATCATGCCCGTTTTGACCTTGCTAGTGGCGGTACTTTTGATGCTTGGGCCGATGATGTACGTGCTTTCCCTGTAGAGATTCGCGATGGTGAGGTATGGGTGGATCTGGCACCTCATGCAGATCCGCAGACTCATCAGCACCAGCGTCTCCAAGATGGTTTAGAACAGGGTATCTCCTTAGTCATTGCCAAGTCGGTGATTGCCCTGTTGGATGCAGGTGTCGAACCAACAGACCCATTCCGCATCGGGCTTGATTTTGGGGTACGTTACCGGAAAGCAGGCTGGGGAGCAGGTTTGACTATGCACACTTGTATGATGAATCTATTGCCCTACCTTGACCCGGAAGACCGACCCCGCGCCCTTTATCACGGTCTTGCGGCTGTGGCGCGTGATTGTACAGGTCAACCACCACGTTTTGAAGTTCACCCACTGCCGACATCTACACCAGACATAGACACCTTGAAAAGATGGTTCCGCCAGTTTATTGAAGTGCGAGATGCAGAAGGTGCAGAACGGTGTTTGGTGTCAGCAGTGCGTGGAGGTGCCGATCAAAAACAAATTGCCGAGATGTTGTTTACCGCTGCAACAGATCATCGCTACATTGATGTTGGTCATGCGATCGATTTTACCAATAAAGCCCTGGAAGCTCTTGATGCTACGGGTTGGCAGAATGCAGAATCAGTTCTGACGAGCTTAGTTGCTGAATATGCCAGCGCTGAACGTATGGAAGAGTCAAATTCCTGGCGTTATCCGGTAGATTTGGTTGCAATTTTGGATCGTGCTTTTGCGGAGTTGCCAGCAGCGTTAGAGTCAGGACGAAATCGGCGAGGAACGTGGTCTGGTCGTGAGAAATTAGTATTAGTACTATTAGGTGAGGATGCCCAAGCGATCGCAGATTCTCTGTTAGAAGCACTGCGATCTGGTTGCAGTGAGGAAGAATTAGCAGGTGTTGTTGCTTATGCAGCAGCGTTGCGAATTGCTCGCTTCCACACCAACAACGACTTTGGGGATTGGGATACGGCACATCATTCTTTTACCTTTGCCAATGCCGTTCATCAAGGATTGCGGCGAGTTGCTTGTGTGTCGTTATTGCGGGGAGTCTTCGACGCAGCCATGAGCGTGTATCTCAACCGCTTTTTGAATGTGCCACCAGCACGTTTACCAGAAGCAAATCAGACCGTAGACAACCCAGAAACTTTGCTGGATGAACTCCCAGAATTGCTGAATCGGCAGCAACAGGTGAATGAAGCAGGTGCATTAGTCGCCCGTTACCTGTACAGTGGTGGAAATCCTGACCGACTTTTAGCAGTAGTGGGTAAATTGCTATTGCGAGAAGACCGTAGCTTTCATGTTATTCAAGAAATCGAAGCCGCATTTCGCCAGTATAATTTGCTGCGCAATACAACAGCAGGAATACAGGTATTGATTGCAGCAGTGCGGTATTTGGCAGCCCATGCACCAACCATGCGATCGCAAGGACAAACTTATCAAATGGCTGAGCGATTGCATCGGGGCGATCGCTTATTTGAAGATTCCTAA